The region AGTTATTGTCATGAGAAAATCACCTCATGCTTAGTGTTCAACATATGTAACCAGATTATGCTTCATTTCAGTGGGTGCTTTTCTTACATGGTAAATTGGTGATATTTAACGAGGAGGAGAGATTTTCAAGATGCGTCAACGTCATAAACCATGGGCTGATGAATTTATAGCTGCCAACAGCAATTTAATTATCCCTGATCCAAAAAACTATAAAGGGGAATGGCAATCCGTCTTTGGTAATAACAATCCCATCCATTTGGAAATAGGTACCGGAAAAGGTCAGTTTTTAACTGGAATGGCAAACCAATACAAAGATGTGAATTTTATCGGGATCGAGTTAAGTAAAAGTGTTATTGTAACAGCTGCTGAAAAAATTATCGATGCAGGGATGTCAAACATATTATTAGTAAATATGAATGCAGCCGATCTATTGGATGTGTTTGCTGATCACGAAATTACGAACATTTATTTGAACTTTTCTGATCCGTGGCCGAAAAATCGACATGAAAAACGGCGCTTAACCTTTTCAGCATTCTTAAAAAAATATCAACAACTTCTCAAACACGATGGAGAAATAATTATGAAAACCGACAATCGCGGATTATTTGAGTATTCACTTGTCAGTTTCTCAACTTTTGGAATGCAACTGCAAGAGGTTAATTTGGATTTGCATCAGTTGCAAGATCCGACAAACATAATGACCGAATATGAAGAGAAGTTTTCCGCCAAGGGACAAGCTATCTATCGTTGCCGTGCGCGCTTTGTATAACAAAGGTGCTGGATACTGAAGAAAATGATGAAGTAAAACGAGAGCGTTATACGTATAAATAAGCCAAAAAGAGCTATCCTTTTTATTTTAGGACAGCTCTTTTTGCTCATTATTGGCTATCAAACGGGTGCTTTTTGGTTTCCCAATCAAGTTGTTGGGACAGCATCTATCACTGCGCCTGTTTCCAGATCGACATGGAATTCATATGGCTTGTTTTCCCCATCAATATTACGGGTGATTCCACCGCGATAAGCTTGATACGTTAACCCGTTTTTCTCGACTGATTCAGGTTTCATATAAATCCATGAACCACTAATGGGTCCTTGTCGCTTAAATGCTTCCTTTGCTTGTTTTAATGCTTTTTCCGGTGTTATTTTTTGGATTTGTTCCATTTGCTGTCTTGCTAAATAACCAACGGCTACACCTAAACCGGTAGCCAATACAGCTTTTTTCATTCCCATTTTTTATCACCCCATAAAGCTAATTTAGACCCGGTAATCTTTACTTTCATAAGATAGTATACCGCAAATAAGACAA is a window of Lentibacillus daqui DNA encoding:
- the trmB gene encoding tRNA (guanosine(46)-N7)-methyltransferase TrmB, whose amino-acid sequence is MRQRHKPWADEFIAANSNLIIPDPKNYKGEWQSVFGNNNPIHLEIGTGKGQFLTGMANQYKDVNFIGIELSKSVIVTAAEKIIDAGMSNILLVNMNAADLLDVFADHEITNIYLNFSDPWPKNRHEKRRLTFSAFLKKYQQLLKHDGEIIMKTDNRGLFEYSLVSFSTFGMQLQEVNLDLHQLQDPTNIMTEYEEKFSAKGQAIYRCRARFV
- a CDS encoding PepSY domain-containing protein gives rise to the protein MGMKKAVLATGLGVAVGYLARQQMEQIQKITPEKALKQAKEAFKRQGPISGSWIYMKPESVEKNGLTYQAYRGGITRNIDGENKPYEFHVDLETGAVIDAVPTT